The genomic segment CGGTGTTAATCCAGAAGGTAACTATAATTAGTTTTGTAACTGAATTTTTCTGTTGTGTTGTGTATCAATTCAGTACTTTCTCAATGACTTGATTAGTATCTCTGAACCATGCTTCTTTCCCCCCTACTCCCCAATCAGTGGCTGCTTTGATGGATATTAAGGACCTTCTGAAAGATCCTCATGGTGTTCTAAACTGGGATAGAAATGCAGTTGATCCATGCAGCTGGTCTATGATTACCTGTTCACGTGATACTTTTGTCATTGCCCTGTAAGTTATATGGTTTTGTATGTTAATTAAATATTTACAAATAATTAGATGAAGGTTCTTAGCTGGGGGAGGTAGAATTAAAAAAGGCAAAATGTATCTGCTATTTTCAAGATTAGCCTTCTCCTGAAGATTTTCTGAAAATGGTTGAATTGGTGTTGTTGCAGAGCAGCTCCAAGCCAAAGTTTGTCTGGCTTGATTTCTCCTAGCATCAGGAACTTAACCCACCTTCAGACTCTGTGAGTACTGCACCAAACAAAGAACTACGCCTTCACCTACGTAATAATCAgtagatattttatttatttagtggTTTCATCGCACCGACCTTTTTTGCAGGCTTCTGCAGAACAACAACTTATCAGGACCTATCCCCTCTGAGCTGGGAAGGCTCCCAAAACTTCAGACAATTGATATTTCTGATAATCTGCTCACTGGGGAAATTCCTCCTTCTCTAGCTCAACTGAAAAGTCTCCAATACCTGTAAGCAACCAAATCCCAGTGTATACTTGCCTTTCTTAAAGCATATGCAATTGTAGAGTAAAAGAAATTGTGTGCCAATGGCTTTTTGCAATGCTAGTGCTTGATTTCTGAagatattttcttctttttcttctttttgttcgTTTTTTTGTGGGGTAAATTGGACAGGAGGGTAAACAATAACAGTCTCACAGGAGCTATTCCTTTGTCATTGATGAATATGACTCAGCTGACATTTCTGTAATCTTCTTGACCCTTTTGCGGATCTTATAAAATATTTCTCCAGTTTCTCTTCTAGAACTCATCTCTATTTGTGCTGTTTTTCATGTTCTAGAGACTTTTCTTTCAATAATTTGAGTGGTCCTGTACCAAAGCTGCCTGCTAAAACATTCAAGTAAGTTTTCTGAAAACATTTTAACTCTCAACACACTTTGGATTGATATCATAATTATGACTAAGTTGCTTATATTGGCTCAGCATTTTGGGAAATCCAATGATATGTCCAACTGGGAAGGAGCCAGAATGCAATGGGACAGCTCCGATGCCTCTATCCTTGCCTTTAAATAACTCCCAAAGTAAGAAATTAGCGCCTTCACTTAAATCAAAATGTTCCTTTCACGCCTGGTTTCACATTTTATGCATGGACTTCCGTTAAAAGAATTTCTACAATCTTATGTGTCATAGTTCAAGCTTAATTTTATGTTctgttggcattttcatgtcTAAATGAGCAGATATTTGCAATTAGCTGAAAAATCCTTCCGCATAATCCATTCTTAACTAAAATGTTCTTTATTTGCTAAGGTCTTCAGCCTGCAGTTAAACCTAAAAGTAACAGAGTTGCCTTAGCCTTTGGAACAAGTCTTGGATGCATCTGCCTGCTAATTATTGGATTTGGTTTCTTTCTGTGGTGGAGACAAAAGCACAGTCAGCAGATATTCTTTGATGTTAATGGTAAGGACCAGGAGGAATAAACAAAAGGAAATATTGGTTGTCACATAGTTCTGTCCTCTTAAAACAAGAGTTCTTCATAATTGCAGAACAACACCATGAAGAAGTGTGCCTAGGAAACTTGAGGAGATTCCAATTTAGAGAACTTCAGGTGGCCACAAACAACTTCAGCAGCAAAAACATTCTTGGAAAAGGTGGTTTCGGGAATGTCTACAAAGGCTATCTCCAAGATGGAACAATTGTAGCAGTCAAAAGGCTAAAAGATGGCAATGCCATTGGTGGAGATATTCAATTCCAGACTGAAGTTGAGATGATTAGCCTTGCAGTTCATAGGAACTTGCTCCGACTCTACGGATTTTGCATAACACCAACTGAAAGACTCCTGGTGTATCCCTTCATGTCTAATGGAAGTGTTGCCTCACGTCTTAAAGGTAAAACAATCATTTTGGATTTTCATATTCAGGGTCCTGCTGCCACTCTTGAAATTTTAGAACTCTGTCAAGTGTTGCTAAAGGATGGTCAATGGTAAATATGCTAGAAGTTGGGGGATTCAGGTGTTCCTTTATATCAAATATGGCTATTTGCCCATTTGTCTCAGGGTTTAGCAATTATCTATCCAGATGATGGAATTGATTTGTCTACTCCACAGCCATTTAAGAGTTTTTTAGCACCTTGCTTCTTGCTAGATTTTCCGTTTCTCAGCCGAGATGAATGTGATCGATACCATCTGATGTTATTCTATTCAAAACTCGCATGTTTCCTGCTGCTGCAGCCAAACCGCCCTTGGATTGGGGTACAAGGAAAAGAATTGCACTGGGTGCTGCAAGGGGATTGCTGTACCTGCATGAGCAATGCGATCCCAAGATTATTCACAGAGATGTGAAGGCTGCAAACATATTGCTGGATGATTACTGTGAGGCAGTTGTAGGAGACTTTGGACTGGCAAAGCTCTTGGACCATCGCGACTCACACGTCACAACAGCTGTAAGGGGCACAGTAGGGCATATAGCTCCTGAATATCTCTCGACAGGCCAGTCATCAGAGAAAACAGATGTCTTTGGGTTTGGAATTCTTCTGTTAGAATTGATCACCGGACAGAGGGCTTTAGAATTCGGCAAAGCAGCAAATCAGAAAGGAGCAATGCTGGATTGGGTAAGCTTGACAGGCACTTTTAAGGGCTACAGTAGAGGAGCATTTGAGGTCCTTTTTGTCCTTGTATCATTCGCATTTGGTTTGATAAAATCCTAATGTGCATTATTGCAGgttaaaaaaattcaccaagaaaagAAGCTTGAGTTGCTAGTTGACAAGGACCTGAAAAACACCTATGACAGGATTGAGCTAGAGGAAATGGCACAAGTGGCTTTATTGTGCACCCAATATCTTCCTAGCCACAGACCTAAAATGTCTGAAGTGGTTCGGATGCTAGAAGGCGATGGACTTGCGGAAAAGTGGGAAGCCTCTCAAAGAGCTGAGGCTACAAGATGCAGAGCCAATGAATTCTCATCTTCTGAAAGATATTCTGATCTAACAGATGACTCTTCATTGCTTGTCCAAGCAATGGAACTCTCGGGACCCAGGTGACATCTTCCtcaaagaggaaaagaaaagctccAAGTACATGAAAAGCACGAAACGTCAGAGAAAAGACTGACGTGCAACCAACCTGTGTATAGACTTCATAAGCCAGAAGAAAGCTCGACGATGAAGTAATGCCTTATGCAACCATGACTGTATAGTTCTATCTGAGAAACTTGCTTTTTGACCGTAAGTTGTATGGGCATTTTTCTTCcgtttttattctttttcttcttcttttggttttcTTATTGGTTTCTAGATTGATTGGGAATTTTCAAGGGATTGTGCAATAAATGTGCTTTGTTAATCGGATTGAGTTAATATATGCTTCTTGCTGTGAACAATCTTGCCACATGGTTAGCACCAGTAGGAGCATTTTACCAGCACAAGTAACACAACAAAACAACTACTGGAGAGTAGCAACAATTTTAGTTATCAATTACGGTCAACGAAAGGGAGTACTTGACGGGAAGAAGTTACTATAGGCTGTAGCAAACTAGCAGCAGGAAATTTCAGTTCATGCTGCTCTTAGGCAGTTGCTATACATAATTATATGAATGAAACAATCTCCTCCTGCATAccctctgtgtgtgtgtgagagagagagagagaactacCTAGAGCTGAAGTCATTTTGATTCTTGCTAATAATTGTATAAGAATGTTTGAATAATGTACAGAGCAAGGAgcaaaaagagaagaaattagcaaaaaaaaaactttgacaAGGGACCGCAATTTATGGTTGTTCTTGTACAAATATGACTTCAGCTTGTGCAGAAGCCCGTCTAAACCTCACCAAGTTAACCAACATACTCAATCTTCCTTCCGTAACGTAAGCACTGGGTGTGATAGTCATCACTTTGAGTACAGGTGCAtgctccaacaaaaacttgatgaACCCCATTTCATGCAGCGTCCCAGACACCTCAGTTATCTTCACAGTTTTGAGCTGATCGAACATGTAATCAGTTGGACATTCTTTCTCCCAAAAACCCAAATCAGAACCAACTACAGCAGCTGCTGTGTTTGAGGGACCCTAAACAGATATGAGGAGAGACATCTAAATGATTAGATAAGATACTTGGAATGAGTTGCAGTATAGAACACATTCTCGATTACTTACCGCAATATGAAGCTCTTTTAGATTTGGGGAGCTCACAATCAGACGAAGTACAGCGAGTACTTCATTCAGGTCTTCAAAGTTTACTTGatacaattcaataattttaaGATGGTGATACTTAATTGGAGTGCTTCCACTGTCGATTCCTATGCTGAGATACTAAGAGAAAGGAACAATAGATGAATTCAACAAGATATGATGAAAATAAAAAGTGTCCTATTAAGGTACATGCACGAGGCTCACTAAAAAGCCTTTACAATGTCCAACTTTGATGTAAAACAGATGAGTAAGTTCCACACAAAACTTACCTTTGTGAAGTATATTTGCCCAACAAGTCTTTCAAGACATGGAACACCACCAAGAAACTTATCAAAATTGCAGCTTGAACTTTGTTCAAAGTGTTCGGCTATATCATCAGTAATGTACATAGCAATAGACACGGCTATCAAGCGTGGGGTGTTCTCAAGGCAAATATCCATGAACTCACCCTCCAAGATCAAGTACTTCAGATTTGGAGCATGCAGAGCGAGCTCCAAACCATCAAAGTACGACAATGTCAAACTCTCAAGCAGTGGGCAACTTGAAATGAGATACTCAATATCATCCGGAGGCATGAGAATTTGTTGAAGATTAAGATACTTCAGACACAAGAAGCCCTTAAATTTTGGTGGAGGGTCCAATTCACACCTCACAAGCTCCAAATGAGTCAATTTTGAACACGTAAAAAGACAAGAGGGTGCCCTAAACCACTCACCTTCACCTAATTCAATGCTTAAGTTCCTAATACCCCTTCTTGAAAGAAAAAGCAGCCACTGATCTATATCAGGGGAACTTTGCAAGAATGAAGTAGATAATGCAAACTTGTGAATAGGTCCatcatgaagaaaaagaaaatgggtgATGAAACTCACAAGTTTGTTCTCCAAAATGGGTCTGTCATAACAAGAGCTCACACATTTATCATTAAATACAAGATCTGTGATGGTAGTCCATTTATACCTCCATTTGCTTGACAATGCACATGTCCTGACAGCGTCCCTTATTGGAAGCTTTGTCAGGATAGTTTCTATGATGCTTTGAGGCAGATCACTAATCAAATCCTCCCTCAGATCATTATCCATCAGTAATCTTCACCAAATGAGGACCTGAATTGTAATATCTTAAATCCACCAATCAATTATTATTCGAAGTAAAAACTAATATGAGATAATAACGAAAAATGAGCAGGAATAGCAAAACCAGATTACACTTTCCCCTGTGAATGATCAAGCCAAATAAAGCACAAAATCTGAAATTCAACAAAGTCATGCTCTATTGGATTCCCCCTATATGTCAGAAATCTAATAGAAAGaccgacttttttttttgggggtttggGGAGAAAGGGGTTGAGACAACAATTCATACACTTCCCTTCTCTGTGAAGCTTTATACTAAGTAATTCTTATTCATTACCAATTCATATACCCTAAAAAAATACAGAACTTGACAACCAATTGACCTCAATCTTCTCACCAACCATACCAACCAATGCTGATCATCTATCCATATGGCACATGAAATTCCAATTAGATAATACTGCTTTTATCCAATTCCAAGGATGACCCATTAAACATCATGCAAATTTGACACAGCCCAGAT from the Coffea arabica cultivar ET-39 chromosome 11e, Coffea Arabica ET-39 HiFi, whole genome shotgun sequence genome contains:
- the LOC140021504 gene encoding protein NSP-INTERACTING KINASE 1-like, with protein sequence MEVGKEASVFCYVVLFSFLACSNAWLSPDGVNPEVAALMDIKDLLKDPHGVLNWDRNAVDPCSWSMITCSRDTFVIALAAPSQSLSGLISPSIRNLTHLQTLLLQNNNLSGPIPSELGRLPKLQTIDISDNLLTGEIPPSLAQLKSLQYLRVNNNSLTGAIPLSLMNMTQLTFLDFSFNNLSGPVPKLPAKTFNILGNPMICPTGKEPECNGTAPMPLSLPLNNSQSLQPAVKPKSNRVALAFGTSLGCICLLIIGFGFFLWWRQKHSQQIFFDVNEQHHEEVCLGNLRRFQFRELQVATNNFSSKNILGKGGFGNVYKGYLQDGTIVAVKRLKDGNAIGGDIQFQTEVEMISLAVHRNLLRLYGFCITPTERLLVYPFMSNGSVASRLKAKPPLDWGTRKRIALGAARGLLYLHEQCDPKIIHRDVKAANILLDDYCEAVVGDFGLAKLLDHRDSHVTTAVRGTVGHIAPEYLSTGQSSEKTDVFGFGILLLELITGQRALEFGKAANQKGAMLDWVKKIHQEKKLELLVDKDLKNTYDRIELEEMAQVALLCTQYLPSHRPKMSEVVRMLEGDGLAEKWEASQRAEATRCRANEFSSSERYSDLTDDSSLLVQAMELSGPR
- the LOC113716463 gene encoding F-box/FBD/LRR-repeat protein At1g13570, which produces MDNDLREDLISDLPQSIIETILTKLPIRDAVRTCALSSKWRYKWTTITDLVFNDKCVSSCYDRPILENKLVSFITHFLFLHDGPIHKFALSTSFLQSSPDIDQWLLFLSRRGIRNLSIELGEGEWFRAPSCLFTCSKLTHLELVRCELDPPPKFKGFLCLKYLNLQQILMPPDDIEYLISSCPLLESLTLSYFDGLELALHAPNLKYLILEGEFMDICLENTPRLIAVSIAMYITDDIAEHFEQSSSCNFDKFLGGVPCLERLVGQIYFTKYLSIGIDSGSTPIKYHHLKIIELYQVNFEDLNEVLAVLRLIVSSPNLKELHIAGPSNTAAAVVGSDLGFWEKECPTDYMFDQLKTVKITEVSGTLHEMGFIKFLLEHAPVLKVMTITPSAYVTEGRLSMLVNLVRFRRASAQAEVIFVQEQP